From the genome of Xyrauchen texanus isolate HMW12.3.18 chromosome 22, RBS_HiC_50CHRs, whole genome shotgun sequence, one region includes:
- the LOC127662502 gene encoding JNK1/MAPK8-associated membrane protein-like produces the protein MAVAMSSTCPGLYCGRTIINESIEGECGVCPRGQRTNIQKICEKCTGSPELYDWLYLGFMAMLPLVLHWFFIEWYSGKKSSSALFQHITALFECTTAAVVTLLLNDPVGHVSICSCKVKMLSDWYTMLYNPSPDYVTTLHCTQEAVFPLYTIVLIYYAFCLVFMMMLRPLLVKKIACGLGKTDRFKSIYAALYFFPILTVLQAVGGGLLYYAFPYIILVLSLVTLAVYMSASEIQSFKNLVAKKKRLVVLFSHWLLHAYGIISISRLDKLEQDLPLLALVPGPALFYLLTARFTEPNRILSEGGNGH, from the exons GTTTGCCCACGTGGCCAGAGGACAAACATCCAGAAGATATGCGAGAAATGCACCGGATCTCCTGAGCTCTATGATTGGCTGTACTTGGGTTTCATGGCCATGCTGCCTCTAGTCCTGCACTGGTTCTTTATTGAGTGGTATTCGGGGAAGAAAAG TTCCAGTGCACTCTTTCAGCATATCACCGCCCTGTTTGAATGCACGACTGCTGCTGTAGTGACTCTGCTGCTCAACGATCCTGTCGGCCATGTGTCCATTTGCTCCTGTAAGGTTAAGATGCTTTCTGATTGGTACACCATGCTATATAACCCCAGCCCTGACTATGTGACTACACTGCACTGCACACAGGAGGCCGTGTTCCCTCT GTACACTATTGTGTTGATATACTACGCCTTCTGTCTGGTCTTTATGATGATGCTGCGGCCTCTGCTGGTTAAAAAGATTGCGTGTGGTTTAGGCAAAACGGATCGTTTCAAAAGCATCTATGCAGCGCTCTATTTCTTCCCCATTCTGACTGTACTGCAGGCGGTTGGAGGAGGTCTTCTAT aCTATGCATTCCCCTATATTATTTTGGTCTTATCTTTGGTCACCTTGGCGGTTTACATGTCAGCTTCAGAAATACAG TCTTTCAAAAACCTTGTCGCTAAGAAGAAAAGGCTTGTGGTTCTCTTTAGCCATTGGCTTCTGCATGCCTATGGTATAATCTCCATTTCCCGCCTGGATAAACTGGAGCAAGATTTGCCTCTGTTGGCTCTTGTGCCCGGACCTGCCTTATTCTACTTACTGACAGCCAGGTTCACTGAGCCAAACAGAATTCTATCAGAGGGAGGAAATGGACACTGA